In Streptomyces sp. NBC_00878, a single window of DNA contains:
- a CDS encoding protein kinase — MSNNGGAPYGSDEPTSFGLQPPRPPVAVPHPGNPYATPSQATPTQVVPEQQAPQAPQVPQVPQAPQDPGTGRLIAGRYRLLSKLGHGGMGTVWRAKDETVDREVAVKEPRVPDHLPERERANAFERMRREARAAARLDHPAVVNVHDVAVVDGQPWIVMELVRGRSLGAALQEGTLGAREAARIGLDVLGALEAAHAAGILHRDVKPDNVMLGTGDRVVLTDFGIAQIEGETNLTDTGGFVGSPEYIAPERVLGQRPGPASDLWSLGVVLYAATEGVSPFRRSNTPATLQSVLNAAPAAPAAATGPLAEAINGLLDKDPARRPSAAQVRALLEQSARPPEAAPTQVVRMAEPGGRSIRVGRKAWIGIGAAVVATAVAAYLVVADPFAGPLPDGWKKTDVKALGATVAVPAGYRKTVPKPDAAKDEHWVQFTDLSGTLWISLTLAKKAEDTSEDIAASAAAEMYDDDASYKQSGSYGMDMDSEPVPKSKPEPTTYKDRKAALNTIVYSTTDTDTPLPREMQVLYYKTKSGDMYKLMIGYPGKGDFTERGREVAKTTIANLDINKL, encoded by the coding sequence ATGAGCAACAACGGGGGAGCCCCCTACGGGTCTGACGAACCAACGAGTTTCGGCCTGCAACCGCCGCGCCCGCCGGTCGCCGTGCCGCACCCCGGGAACCCGTACGCCACGCCCAGCCAGGCCACGCCCACCCAGGTCGTGCCCGAGCAGCAGGCGCCGCAGGCCCCGCAGGTTCCGCAGGTGCCGCAGGCCCCGCAGGATCCGGGGACCGGTCGGCTCATCGCGGGGCGCTACCGGCTGCTCAGCAAGCTCGGTCATGGCGGTATGGGCACGGTGTGGCGGGCGAAGGACGAGACGGTGGACCGGGAGGTCGCCGTCAAGGAGCCGCGCGTACCGGATCATCTTCCCGAACGCGAACGAGCCAATGCCTTCGAGCGGATGCGCCGCGAGGCGCGCGCCGCGGCCCGGCTCGACCACCCGGCCGTCGTGAACGTCCACGATGTCGCGGTCGTGGACGGCCAGCCGTGGATCGTGATGGAGCTGGTGCGAGGGCGTTCGCTCGGTGCAGCCTTGCAGGAGGGCACGCTTGGGGCGCGTGAAGCGGCGAGAATCGGCCTCGACGTGCTCGGCGCGCTGGAGGCCGCGCACGCGGCGGGCATCCTGCACCGCGACGTCAAGCCCGACAACGTCATGCTCGGCACGGGCGACCGGGTCGTCCTCACCGACTTCGGCATCGCCCAGATCGAGGGCGAGACGAATCTGACCGACACCGGCGGCTTCGTCGGCTCGCCCGAATACATCGCACCGGAACGGGTGTTGGGGCAGCGGCCGGGGCCGGCGTCGGACCTCTGGTCCCTCGGCGTGGTTCTGTACGCGGCCACGGAGGGTGTCTCGCCGTTCCGCCGCAGCAACACGCCCGCGACGCTTCAGTCCGTCCTCAACGCCGCGCCCGCCGCGCCCGCCGCGGCCACGGGACCGCTCGCCGAGGCGATCAACGGCCTGCTCGACAAGGATCCGGCCCGCCGCCCGAGCGCCGCGCAGGTGCGCGCGCTGCTGGAGCAGTCCGCGCGCCCGCCCGAGGCCGCGCCCACACAGGTCGTACGGATGGCGGAGCCCGGCGGCAGGTCGATCCGGGTCGGCCGCAAGGCGTGGATCGGGATCGGTGCGGCGGTCGTCGCGACCGCGGTGGCGGCGTACCTGGTGGTCGCGGACCCGTTCGCGGGGCCGTTGCCGGACGGCTGGAAGAAGACGGACGTGAAGGCCCTGGGCGCGACGGTGGCCGTGCCGGCCGGCTACCGGAAGACCGTGCCCAAACCCGACGCGGCCAAGGACGAACACTGGGTCCAGTTCACCGACTTGAGCGGCACCCTCTGGATCAGCCTCACGCTGGCCAAGAAGGCCGAGGACACCAGTGAGGACATCGCCGCGTCGGCGGCGGCCGAGATGTACGACGATGACGCGAGCTACAAGCAGAGCGGCAGCTACGGCATGGACATGGACTCAGAGCCAGTTCCCAAGAGCAAGCCGGAGCCGACGACGTACAAGGACCGGAAGGCGGCCCTCAACACGATCGTCTACTCGACCACGGACACCGACACCCCGCTTCCGCGCGAGATGCAGGTCCTCTACTACAAGACCAAGTCCGGCGACATGTACAAGCTCATGATCGGCTATCCGGGCAAGGGAGACTTCACCGAGCGCGGGCGCGAGGTCGCGAAGACGACGATCGCCAACCTGGACATCAACAAGCTCTGA
- a CDS encoding protein kinase, whose amino-acid sequence MQGLLLSGRYRLVDSIGSGGMGRVWRAHDEVLHRAVAIKELTAALYVSDSDQSVLLARTRAEARAAARINHSAVVTVHDVLEHDGRPWIVMELVEGHSLADAIKEAGRVEPREAARVGLWVLRALRAAHAAGVLHRDVKPGNVLISNDRRVLLTDFGIAQVEGDTTITRTGEIVGSVDYLAPERVRGHDPGPSSDLWALGATLYTAVEGRSPFRRTTPLTTMQAVVADEPEELRHAGALAPVIAALLRKEPDERPGPDEAEQMLAEAAEGRAPSSAQAYVPTEHVANSYESDGSHGSWGTYGSAQGAYGPQGSQSPQGAHGAQGALGASGPQSAPGSPGAPGAFGSPGVPGGPGGHDTYGGHGRPAPDPAVATVNQPAVAGTKRRRVSTLVLVVVLAALVGGGGVAAVLYGDGWITGSNSASSSPTPSLTPSSSAEPSDGGQGNQTQDPQAGGVPDGWERVDDPQGFSLVLPKGWQRQLEGTQVDYTPDNGENFVRIAVDDAPDFDTPYTHLLDLEQQLGRLQDYDRVSLEENTFRDRPGALWDFTWNALPKDTEFPGPRRAIEQAYLDRNGVEYVIYMSAPAADWDTARARFDTILRGWRATAAQ is encoded by the coding sequence ATGCAAGGCCTGCTGCTGTCGGGGCGCTACCGGCTCGTCGACTCCATCGGCAGTGGCGGCATGGGCCGGGTGTGGCGCGCGCATGACGAGGTGCTGCACCGTGCCGTCGCCATCAAGGAGTTGACGGCCGCGCTCTACGTGTCCGACAGCGACCAGTCCGTGCTGCTCGCCAGAACCCGGGCCGAGGCGCGCGCGGCCGCACGCATCAACCACTCAGCCGTCGTCACCGTGCACGACGTACTGGAGCACGACGGCCGTCCGTGGATCGTGATGGAGCTGGTCGAGGGCCACTCGCTCGCCGACGCGATCAAGGAGGCCGGGCGCGTCGAGCCCCGGGAGGCCGCGCGGGTCGGGCTGTGGGTGCTGCGCGCACTGCGGGCCGCGCACGCCGCCGGAGTGCTGCACCGCGACGTCAAGCCGGGCAACGTACTGATCTCCAACGACCGGCGCGTCCTGCTCACCGACTTCGGGATCGCGCAGGTCGAGGGCGACACGACCATCACGCGTACTGGAGAGATCGTCGGCTCGGTCGACTATCTGGCGCCGGAGCGCGTACGTGGCCACGATCCGGGTCCTTCCTCCGACCTGTGGGCGCTCGGCGCGACGCTCTACACGGCGGTCGAGGGGAGGTCTCCGTTCCGGCGGACGACCCCGCTGACCACCATGCAGGCAGTGGTGGCCGACGAGCCCGAGGAGTTGCGGCACGCCGGCGCGCTCGCGCCCGTCATCGCCGCGCTGCTGCGCAAGGAGCCCGACGAGCGGCCCGGGCCGGACGAGGCCGAGCAGATGCTCGCCGAGGCCGCGGAGGGGCGGGCGCCGAGTTCGGCGCAGGCTTATGTGCCGACGGAACATGTGGCCAACTCATATGAGTCCGACGGGTCCCATGGGTCTTGGGGTACGTATGGGTCCGCTCAAGGTGCATATGGGCCTCAAGGTTCCCAGAGTCCCCAGGGAGCCCATGGAGCTCAGGGAGCGCTCGGCGCTTCTGGCCCGCAGAGTGCCCCTGGCAGCCCTGGCGCTCCCGGCGCCTTTGGTAGCCCTGGTGTCCCCGGCGGCCCCGGCGGCCATGACACCTACGGTGGCCACGGGCGTCCCGCGCCCGATCCCGCTGTCGCCACCGTGAACCAGCCGGCGGTCGCCGGGACGAAGCGCCGCCGCGTCAGCACGCTCGTGCTCGTCGTCGTACTGGCCGCGCTCGTGGGTGGCGGGGGCGTCGCGGCGGTGCTGTACGGGGACGGGTGGATCACGGGCAGCAACTCGGCGTCGTCGTCCCCCACCCCGTCGCTCACCCCGTCCTCCTCGGCGGAGCCGTCGGACGGCGGCCAGGGGAACCAGACCCAGGACCCCCAGGCCGGCGGCGTCCCGGACGGCTGGGAGCGCGTCGACGACCCCCAGGGTTTCAGCCTCGTCCTGCCCAAGGGCTGGCAGCGGCAGCTCGAAGGCACCCAGGTCGACTACACGCCCGACAACGGCGAGAACTTCGTCCGCATCGCCGTCGATGACGCCCCGGACTTCGACACTCCGTACACGCATCTGCTCGACCTGGAGCAGCAGTTGGGGCGGCTCCAGGACTACGATCGGGTCAGTCTGGAGGAGAACACCTTCCGCGACCGCCCGGGCGCACTCTGGGACTTCACCTGGAACGCGCTGCCGAAGGACACGGAGTTCCCCGGGCCGCGCCGGGCCATCGAGCAGGCGTATCTCGACCGCAACGGCGTCGAGTACGTGATCTACATGTCCGCTCCGGCGGCCGACTGGGACACCGCGAGGGCACGGTTCGACACGATCCTGCGCGGCTGGCGGGCCACGGCCGCCCAGTGA
- a CDS encoding serine/threonine-protein kinase produces the protein MSDGGGRLIGGRYRLAERIGSGGMGTVWRAVDELVERDVAVKEPRLPGDPQDAAHQRAYNRLQREARAAARVEHPGAVAIHDVVVEDGLPWIVMELIRGESLHELLQRGALPPAESARIGLAVVGALKAAHAKGIVHRDVKPANVLLGQHGRVVLTDFGIAHIQGEESLTMSGEFVGSLEFIAPERMSGRGAGPAADLWSLGVCLYAAVEGWSPFRRTTLESTLAAILSGEPPEPKQAGPLGPLIIRLLAKDPAERPDADEVVVALEAVAEGWPVPRGDLSVPQDASMLREFADDAGTVRLGGPATSVDAPAEPRSSETPESSERRERPEPSSRSGPPESPESPESSESSKPPPARPETTTSSETTASTATATPSERPAPPEPRAPSAETRADSLPVPPKPKLKRKGRTARLVAGTLAGALLVAGGVWLGTSLTDDSATAVRGAGDKPSAASVTPTPAPTGAAADSWVAHKEEELNAVLSLPKQYVRFHEQGDADDQPRMAIYDNDEVVQVRLTQWDEAPRSPMGQAKASAEIWAGYGESKSQYTQTSFNGDEAVFVDTTYETEGRLVRVMQLMILTDDSRMYELRVDMPKGTADEERGADVFKGARDRLEIGGSRKWSPRAEVSVRP, from the coding sequence ATGAGCGATGGCGGGGGGCGGTTGATCGGCGGTCGCTACCGGCTGGCCGAGCGCATCGGTTCCGGTGGTATGGGCACCGTATGGCGGGCCGTGGACGAACTCGTGGAGCGGGACGTCGCGGTCAAGGAGCCGCGGCTGCCCGGCGATCCGCAGGACGCGGCCCACCAGCGCGCGTACAACCGGCTGCAGCGGGAGGCACGGGCGGCGGCGCGCGTGGAACACCCGGGGGCCGTCGCGATCCATGACGTCGTCGTGGAGGACGGACTGCCCTGGATCGTCATGGAGTTGATCCGCGGGGAGTCCCTCCACGAGTTACTGCAACGCGGTGCGCTCCCGCCCGCCGAGTCCGCCCGGATCGGGCTCGCCGTCGTGGGCGCGCTCAAGGCCGCGCACGCCAAGGGCATCGTGCACCGAGACGTGAAACCGGCCAACGTGCTGCTCGGACAGCACGGCCGCGTCGTACTCACCGACTTCGGCATCGCACACATCCAGGGCGAGGAATCCCTCACCATGAGCGGGGAGTTCGTGGGTTCCCTCGAATTCATCGCACCCGAGCGGATGTCGGGCCGCGGCGCGGGCCCGGCCGCGGACCTGTGGTCCCTCGGCGTCTGCCTGTACGCGGCCGTCGAGGGCTGGTCCCCTTTCCGGCGTACGACGCTGGAGTCCACCCTCGCCGCGATCCTGTCCGGCGAGCCACCGGAACCCAAGCAGGCGGGGCCACTCGGGCCGCTGATCATACGGCTCCTGGCGAAGGACCCCGCCGAGAGACCGGACGCGGACGAGGTCGTCGTCGCGCTGGAGGCGGTGGCGGAGGGATGGCCCGTTCCACGGGGAGATCTGTCGGTCCCTCAGGACGCCTCCATGCTCAGGGAGTTCGCGGACGACGCGGGGACGGTACGTCTCGGCGGGCCCGCCACGTCGGTCGACGCGCCCGCTGAGCCGAGATCATCCGAAACACCGGAGTCGTCCGAGCGGCGTGAGCGGCCTGAGCCGTCCAGTCGGTCCGGGCCGCCCGAGTCGCCCGAGTCGCCCGAGTCGTCGGAGTCGTCGAAGCCGCCTCCCGCCCGGCCGGAGACGACCACCTCGTCCGAGACGACCGCCTCCACCGCGACAGCCACTCCCTCCGAGCGCCCCGCCCCGCCCGAGCCCCGCGCCCCGTCGGCGGAAACCCGGGCCGACTCCCTCCCCGTACCGCCCAAGCCCAAGCTCAAGCGCAAGGGCCGCACCGCCCGTCTCGTGGCCGGAACCCTCGCCGGCGCCCTCCTCGTCGCGGGCGGTGTCTGGCTCGGGACCTCGCTCACCGATGACAGCGCGACCGCCGTAAGGGGCGCGGGGGACAAGCCGTCGGCCGCCTCGGTCACGCCCACCCCCGCTCCCACCGGCGCGGCGGCGGACAGCTGGGTCGCGCACAAGGAGGAGGAGTTGAACGCCGTCCTCTCCCTCCCCAAGCAGTACGTGCGTTTCCACGAGCAGGGCGACGCCGACGACCAGCCGCGTATGGCCATCTACGACAACGACGAGGTCGTCCAGGTCCGCCTCACCCAGTGGGACGAGGCGCCGCGTTCGCCGATGGGCCAGGCGAAGGCGTCGGCCGAGATCTGGGCTGGATACGGGGAATCGAAGTCGCAGTACACGCAGACGTCCTTCAACGGGGACGAGGCCGTGTTCGTCGACACCACCTACGAAACCGAGGGCAGGCTGGTCCGCGTCATGCAGCTGATGATCCTCACCGACGACAGCCGGATGTACGAGCTGCGCGTCGACATGCCGAAGGGCACGGCGGACGAGGAACGGGGCGCGGACGTGTTCAAGGGGGCGCGCGACCGGCTCGAGATCGGCGGGTCGAGGAAGTGGTCGCCGCGCGCCGAGGTTTCGGTCCGGCCCTGA
- a CDS encoding diacylglycerol kinase family protein: MGLDLDGRAHARQRWAARGALASAGLAVLLPIGCAGAASVLLVMVGALGTAVTVAALWWVLTLRGTARGAAGALALATPLVVIWLFAAANLLWVVVVSLALWGLAVSAGKFALSTTKSHAVRVSEHRTPAPARPFLIMNPRSGGGKVERFGLKEKAERLGARVHLLDPERREDVTELARRAVADGADLLGVAGGDGTQALVAAVAAEHGIPFLVVSAGTRNHFAMDLGLDRNDPATCLDALTASGVELRVDLGFADEHPFVNNASFGAYAVVVQSPEYRDDKVRTTLELLPELLTHQKGPRLTARIEEKGGTTGSTGASGAIGIGGIGGTNGAHETSGAGGTSGPEASEVAVIDAPQALLVSNNPYRMDDPAGLGYRERLESGLLGVLGIKVENAAEAAGLLLGVHAKGLTVATAREVVVDADRPEIEVGVDGEAFVLPTPVRCRIEPGALRVRVPWNRPGVPETKPPIDWRRLRKLAAAVGRTALPKHKRFLPRNKAVSEKRNPPTV, translated from the coding sequence GTGGGCCTGGATCTCGACGGGCGGGCGCACGCCCGCCAGCGGTGGGCGGCGCGCGGCGCCCTGGCGAGCGCGGGCCTCGCCGTGCTGCTGCCGATCGGATGTGCCGGGGCCGCGAGCGTGCTGCTCGTCATGGTCGGGGCGCTCGGCACGGCGGTGACGGTGGCCGCCCTCTGGTGGGTGCTGACCCTCCGAGGGACAGCCCGGGGTGCGGCCGGGGCGCTGGCCCTCGCGACGCCCCTCGTGGTCATCTGGCTCTTCGCCGCCGCGAATCTGCTGTGGGTCGTCGTCGTTTCCCTGGCGCTGTGGGGCCTCGCCGTCTCGGCCGGGAAGTTCGCGCTCAGCACGACCAAGTCGCATGCCGTGCGCGTGTCCGAGCACCGGACGCCCGCACCCGCCCGGCCCTTCCTCATCATGAATCCGCGGTCCGGGGGCGGGAAGGTCGAGCGGTTCGGGCTGAAGGAGAAGGCCGAGCGGCTCGGCGCGCGCGTCCACCTCCTCGACCCCGAGCGGCGGGAGGACGTCACCGAGCTCGCCCGGCGTGCTGTCGCGGACGGGGCGGATCTGCTCGGCGTCGCGGGCGGGGACGGTACGCAGGCACTGGTCGCCGCGGTCGCCGCCGAGCACGGCATCCCGTTCCTCGTCGTCTCCGCCGGGACCCGCAACCACTTCGCCATGGATCTCGGCCTCGACCGGAACGACCCCGCCACCTGCCTCGACGCGCTGACCGCCTCAGGGGTCGAACTCCGCGTCGACCTCGGCTTCGCCGACGAGCACCCCTTCGTCAACAACGCCTCGTTCGGGGCGTACGCGGTGGTCGTACAGAGCCCCGAGTACCGGGACGACAAGGTGCGTACGACGCTGGAGCTGCTGCCGGAGCTGCTGACACACCAGAAGGGGCCACGGCTGACCGCCCGGATCGAGGAGAAGGGCGGGACGACTGGGTCCACTGGGGCCAGCGGGGCCATTGGGATTGGCGGGATTGGCGGGACCAATGGGGCCCATGAGACCAGTGGGGCGGGCGGGACCAGCGGGCCGGAGGCGTCCGAAGTCGCCGTCATCGACGCGCCCCAGGCCCTCCTCGTGAGCAACAACCCCTACCGCATGGACGACCCGGCGGGGCTCGGCTACCGCGAGCGGCTGGAGTCCGGTCTGCTGGGCGTCCTCGGCATCAAGGTCGAGAACGCGGCCGAGGCCGCCGGGCTGCTGCTCGGGGTGCACGCCAAGGGGCTCACGGTGGCCACGGCCCGCGAGGTCGTCGTCGACGCCGACCGCCCCGAGATCGAGGTCGGCGTGGACGGCGAGGCCTTTGTCCTGCCCACACCGGTACGGTGCCGCATCGAGCCCGGGGCCCTGCGCGTACGCGTGCCCTGGAACCGGCCGGGCGTTCCGGAGACCAAGCCGCCCATCGACTGGCGGCGGCTGCGCAAGCTCGCGGCGGCGGTGGGCCGTACGGCACTTCCCAAGCACAAGAGGTTCCTGCCCAGGAACAAGGCTGTTTCCGAGAAGCGGAACCCTCCCACGGTTTGA
- a CDS encoding protein kinase, protein MDDYAGRVLADRYRLPLPPSDEYELAETRAFDTYSGQEVLVRQVPLPEIVEAEVLDADGLPDGFVARDAGARRPAARTTRRPTEPAVRRAIEAAQAAAQIPDHPRLDQVFDVFAEGGSLWIVSEMVAARPLAALLAERPLSPYRAAEVASDVLTALRVLHAHGWVHRNITARTVLVCDDGRVMLTGLAAGAAEEALCGYDPVPTAEGERGAGGPGAGSPGVGDPGAAGGPPGQTGQTGHIGPTGPTGPTGPAGPAGPAGLSGTHGQLGQYGQQYGQPQQGGSAGQPGSGGVPGARVAGGDRAAIEAVPGSGGGMLPVAQGHGQGQSAGAAQRALESGGDVRAARAGAIAAYRAGARAAARVQEEQRSGQRGELPAPRSRPDGSEAEAGQTAGLGVERTSPPGQIADPYGVGRSSSSWHGAAPRHGAPAIGGNGQNRPPALPGGGDGAEGGNSGNGGGNGGNGVHGSGVPGHGDVAGFPAGGNGVSHVGSSNGIAGHPANTTDPAYATGHTISTSAGADTRTSIEAAPTGAAPTQWSQLTPAVAAHRGPATALAAERARQARMAVVGPVTERWAPEQAGPVHENWQLAAPIGPATDLWALGALLFRAVQGHAPYPEENTAELVQLVCAEPPAFAEECGPLRPVVESLLRQDPTERLDFEELRGWLRSLVRSAPEPEAGTYVVAAPPADPKRLPVVRRRGELVRRRRAGLPDTSPHGRHKRAKQGKEVKPRRLGRTLVVLILLALVAAVAYAVAFMPKSNTAGERTGSAGEVGTPTPGHSADTDTGTDGNAGTDPQDETSPSKENSPTQSSSSTARTTDPAVSQGFTLRKDPEGFRVAVANGWDRTGKNGRGQVVYSHGDFELLVVPGRDKTSEYGTDPMTYQREDERELQPFRDSTWATSSGMRRIDVGGRTMAEGQFTWQDSQGTEVFVRNLAIIVDGRYHVVQVLGPEAERDEVSRLYEQAAATYQATG, encoded by the coding sequence GTGGACGACTATGCGGGACGGGTACTCGCCGACCGTTATCGCCTGCCGCTGCCGCCGTCGGACGAGTACGAACTCGCCGAGACCCGGGCCTTCGACACGTACAGCGGACAGGAAGTCCTGGTCCGGCAGGTGCCGTTGCCCGAGATCGTCGAGGCGGAGGTGCTCGACGCGGACGGGCTGCCCGACGGGTTCGTGGCACGGGACGCCGGGGCGCGGCGGCCGGCCGCGCGGACCACGCGGCGGCCCACCGAGCCGGCGGTGCGGCGGGCGATCGAGGCGGCGCAGGCCGCGGCCCAGATCCCCGACCATCCCCGGCTCGACCAGGTCTTCGACGTGTTCGCCGAGGGCGGGTCGTTGTGGATAGTGAGTGAGATGGTGGCCGCGCGGCCACTGGCTGCGCTGCTCGCGGAGCGGCCGCTGAGTCCGTACCGGGCTGCCGAGGTGGCCTCCGATGTGCTGACCGCGTTGCGGGTGCTGCATGCCCACGGGTGGGTGCACCGGAACATCACCGCGCGCACAGTGCTTGTCTGTGACGACGGGCGCGTGATGCTCACGGGCCTTGCCGCGGGGGCCGCGGAGGAGGCGCTGTGCGGGTACGACCCGGTACCGACCGCCGAGGGTGAGCGCGGGGCGGGTGGCCCCGGAGCGGGTAGCCCCGGGGTGGGTGACCCCGGAGCGGCAGGCGGTCCGCCAGGCCAGACAGGCCAAACTGGCCACATAGGCCCAACCGGCCCAACCGGCCCAACCGGCCCGGCGGGTCCGGCGGGTCCGGCGGGCTTGTCCGGGACGCACGGCCAGCTCGGGCAGTACGGGCAGCAGTACGGGCAGCCCCAGCAGGGTGGTTCGGCCGGGCAGCCCGGTTCAGGTGGTGTGCCCGGTGCGCGAGTTGCCGGTGGCGATCGGGCTGCCATCGAGGCCGTTCCCGGGAGCGGCGGAGGCATGTTGCCCGTCGCGCAGGGACACGGGCAGGGGCAGTCGGCGGGTGCGGCGCAGCGGGCGTTGGAGTCCGGCGGTGATGTGCGGGCCGCGCGGGCCGGGGCCATCGCGGCCTACCGTGCCGGTGCGCGGGCCGCGGCTCGGGTGCAGGAGGAACAGCGGAGCGGCCAGCGCGGGGAGTTGCCCGCGCCGCGGTCCCGGCCCGACGGGAGCGAGGCCGAGGCCGGGCAGACCGCCGGGCTAGGAGTGGAGCGCACTTCGCCGCCGGGGCAGATCGCCGACCCGTACGGGGTGGGGCGGTCGTCCAGTTCCTGGCACGGCGCGGCGCCGCGCCATGGTGCCCCAGCGATCGGCGGGAACGGGCAGAACCGACCTCCCGCACTTCCCGGCGGCGGGGACGGGGCCGAGGGCGGGAACAGCGGCAATGGCGGCGGCAACGGCGGCAACGGGGTCCACGGCAGCGGCGTACCGGGCCACGGTGACGTCGCCGGATTCCCTGCGGGCGGCAACGGCGTGTCCCACGTCGGGAGCAGCAACGGCATCGCTGGCCACCCCGCCAACACCACGGACCCCGCCTATGCCACCGGCCACACCATCAGTACGAGCGCCGGCGCCGACACCAGGACCTCCATCGAGGCCGCCCCGACCGGGGCCGCGCCCACTCAGTGGAGCCAGTTGACCCCGGCCGTCGCCGCACATCGGGGCCCCGCCACCGCCCTGGCGGCCGAGCGGGCCCGGCAGGCTCGGATGGCCGTCGTGGGGCCCGTCACCGAGCGCTGGGCGCCCGAGCAGGCCGGGCCCGTGCACGAGAACTGGCAGTTGGCGGCGCCGATCGGACCCGCGACCGACCTGTGGGCGTTGGGCGCGCTGCTCTTCCGGGCCGTTCAGGGGCACGCGCCCTACCCGGAGGAGAACACCGCCGAGCTGGTGCAGTTGGTGTGCGCCGAGCCGCCCGCGTTCGCCGAGGAGTGCGGGCCGCTCCGGCCGGTCGTGGAGTCGTTGCTCCGCCAGGACCCCACCGAGCGGCTGGACTTCGAGGAGCTGCGCGGCTGGCTGCGTTCGCTGGTGCGGTCGGCGCCCGAGCCGGAGGCGGGGACGTACGTCGTGGCGGCGCCGCCCGCGGACCCCAAGCGTCTGCCGGTCGTACGCCGCCGGGGCGAGCTCGTCCGGAGGCGCCGTGCCGGACTGCCCGACACCAGCCCGCACGGCCGCCACAAGCGGGCCAAGCAGGGCAAGGAGGTCAAACCCCGCCGACTCGGCCGCACGCTGGTCGTGCTGATACTGCTGGCCCTGGTCGCGGCCGTCGCGTATGCCGTCGCCTTCATGCCCAAGTCGAACACCGCCGGTGAGCGGACCGGTTCCGCCGGGGAGGTCGGCACTCCGACCCCGGGTCACTCCGCCGACACGGACACCGGCACGGACGGGAACGCGGGCACGGATCCGCAGGACGAGACGTCGCCGAGCAAGGAGAACAGCCCGACGCAGTCGTCCAGTTCCACCGCCCGGACCACCGACCCCGCGGTCTCGCAGGGCTTCACCCTGCGCAAGGACCCCGAGGGCTTCCGCGTCGCGGTCGCCAACGGCTGGGACCGGACGGGGAAGAACGGCCGCGGCCAGGTCGTCTACTCGCACGGCGACTTCGAGCTGCTGGTCGTACCCGGACGCGACAAGACCAGCGAGTACGGCACCGATCCGATGACGTACCAGCGCGAGGACGAGCGCGAGTTGCAGCCCTTCCGCGACTCCACGTGGGCCACGTCCAGTGGGATGCGACGCATCGACGTGGGCGGACGAACCATGGCCGAGGGCCAGTTCACCTGGCAGGACTCCCAGGGGACCGAGGTCTTCGTACGCAATCTCGCCATCATCGTCGACGGTCGGTACCACGTGGTGCAGGTGCTCGGTCCGGAGGCCGAGCGGGACGAGGTGTCGCGGCTGTACGAGCAGGCGGCCGCGACCTATCAGGCCACGGGCTGA